Below is a window of Brassica napus cultivar Da-Ae chromosome A5, Da-Ae, whole genome shotgun sequence DNA.
AGATGGTGCACCACACCAACACTCTTTCGGCGTTCCTCTTTCCGTATTCCTACGTCGTCTGTAATAATTTCCTGAGGTGAAGGATGAGGAAGACATTGTTAAAATAGATTTCAAAGTCCTTGGAAACTAAAAATTGTTTTACTTTGTAAGAAGAGATACGACATCACATATAtaatactattaaatatataaaatacaatataatatcAGTGTCTCGATATTGTaaatgaaacatatatataaaaactcgTAATAATGAGTCTCGATATTATCATGGCAGCCAAATTTTCCCACGAGCATAATGATGGAACTTCCCATATACCGCCTCTTAAAATTAAATCGATGCTGGGTTATTTAAATACAATGATGACTGAGTTATTTATATTAGATATGTGGCCGAGATAACATTCACAAACAGAAATAATgcgtttcaaaatataattacggctgagttattgaAACAAGTTATGGctgaattatataaaatgtgtgGCCGAGATTATATTCAAACTTGTTGCGGCTGAATCATTGAAACAAGTTATGGCTGAAATAATGAAGTTCAAAATACAGACACGAAAAGACTTTCAGGAACGAAAATTATCTGGACCAGACTCTTCAAACATGTGGCCGAGATTACATTCAAACTAGTTGCGGCTGAATCATTGAAACAAGTTATGGCTGAAATAATGAAGTTCAAAATACAGACACGAAAAGACTTTTAGGAACTAAAATTATCTGGACCAGACTCTTCAAACATGTGGCAGAGATCAAGCCAAACGCTGGTTAGCATCCATGTTGGCTTCTCGCGTCCTTCCAACCAAGTCCACCTCAAATGGCGCATCTGACAACGAAATAGACTTCTGGCCACAAGATTAAAATTACGCCAAACTGTCAAATGATGCCTTCGATCCCATGTGTTTGTCCGCTACggcaaacaaaaaatacaaagattACAGACCGAtggtatatattaatatatatgaacaaaTGTCGGGCCTTACAGCGAGTTGAAGAAACCAGCGTTCTTTAAAATGATCGGGAATGTCGCAGTATGTCGGCCATGCATGAACCCATCCTTCTGCAAGAATCGTCGGGATGACCAGGGAGAGATcagttaaaaatttaaaccatgtaGGGCTGGTTGTGTCAAGCAAGTCACACGGACCAGGGTATAGAATAGGGAGGTTTTCACGATTTGCAGAGCTTAGTATCGCAAAAACATTGTTCTCTAACCTCTCTGAATTTTCAGGAACAATCGGCATGGCTTTTGTTGGGGATAGAGAGATATTGTTTAGGTTTTTTCTAGAGAGATAATGGCGTAAGAAAGGGTATTAGAAAGGGCACTATATATAGAGAAACATAGAACGTGAAACGGCGGGaattgaaatttctcaaaattcatttatcttattTCCCGCCAAACGACAACATTTAACAAACGTGGCGGCCGAGTTATATAGCCTATTACGGCTGATTTAATAtttgggatttagggtttagggtttagtatttagagtttaggtttgttTATTTAGGGATTTATGTTTAGGATTTGGAATAACGGTGtgataaatataacaaataacataaatttagtCTTAAAATGCGTTGTATATAGTTTAGGAGAGTTGTATTATGATCACACTCTATATCTACATGTAAGGTTTTAAGTAACTGCAAGACAACATATACCTCAAGATCATGATCGATTCTAAACtcgttaattaataaataagagACGTTCGGTTGATTATATATTCACTTATTAGGGAatgttataacatttttaagtataaacatatcaattattttaattcagGGTATGGTTTGAGGTATGGCTGACTTTTATCTACCTTAACGGCTGCTTTATGAAGACGAATCGGCtgacttattaaatattttcctaTCTTAGGGTATGGTTTGAGGTTTGGCTGAGCTATATCTACCTAAACGGCTGTTTTATGAAGACGAATCGGCtgacttattaaatatttcccTATTTTAGGGTATGGTTTGAGGTTTGGCTGAGCTATATCTAACGTAACGGCTGCGTAATTTAAACAAGGTGGCTGAGTTACGATAAACAAATCATAACTTTAAGTCAAGTACAAAATATCTAGCCATAAGTCATACAAAACTCATCTTCATTCATCGCCAAACGACCCTACCAAACTACAACAACTTCCTTCATTGAAGACATCTGCTGCCATCTTCATTCTCAGACCTTGAATATTTTCATCAGATATCCCATCAAAAGCTACACCAAGCGCTAGACACTCGACGAACTTCAATGAATACACTCCACAGTCGCCTCTCAGGTTGTTTTGTGGAACAATACGTTTTGTTCTTCGTCTGAATACAAAATCTTTCTTGGTATGGACTCGGATATCATCAGGAATAAGGGCATTCAGAATCGCAGGGAGCATACGAGTAAGCGGCCCAAAGAATTTTAGCATTCTCCGATCACTTTCGAGTGTTTGCTCTCCAACGATTGAATCATAGCAATCAACCTTCTCTTTATGCAGATCCGCGTGAAAACCCACCCAATGATTGCCGCCAGTATTAAGCACTCCGTACAAGTGATCTACATCTGTAAACCACCGCAACTTTGTCTGAATGTCTGTGGGGATCAAACCGTTTGCTAACCCCTCGTAACCACTTCCTTTGAATTTGACCATTTCCGGTTTGACTTCGAACTGCTTATAATCGTGAACCCATGATTCAAGGAACCAAGAGTCTATAAAGGCGACGCGCTTGGACCAGAATGGGCTGGGATCTTGTTTGGACCTTTGAATGAGGACTCTAATATACGAAGCAATATGCTGCACagataatatataactcagctgtACCATACTTATAACTTAGCCGTAAAGTAAATATAACTCAGCTGCATACTTACATTTTGAACCAGCTATCCATATTCTTTGATGGGCCAAGGTCTTGGAGTGATGAGGATTCTGTAGAACTCAATATCCTCGTGAGCTTCTCCATGTGGAATTTCCCTGATAATTTAACATAACTCAGTCTCTGCAAAATCTTTTTATTAGCTAAAATCAACGAAATGGTGCAAAAGTCCTTACTCGTGTGGCTTTAGGTGTTGCAAAAGATTATCCCTTTTAACCGGATCAACAGGTCCTAGGGGGATCATATATTGCAGGTGAAGGTTCAAAACCTTTTCTCATGCACGTTACATTGTCTCCGATGTGGGGAAATGGTACAGAAGGACCAAATTCCGCACTCATTTGAGACCCATCTGGAGATAATTGAACAGCTTTCAGCCGATACTCCTTTATTCTTCCACACCTTTTCCTTTCATCTTCCTCCACATCAGATTCCGGCCACAGTTCGTCTGAATACTTGGTGTTCTTAATTTGCTTAGTCGGAATGGGTATTCTTATTGTACCAATGCGAGTCCTTTTTGAAGCAGGAATATCCTTCTTTGAGTCAgcctcttcttgcttcttcttcttctttaaatcagcctcttcttgcttctttttcttctttaacccagcctcttctttcttctgcttcttctttaactcagcctcttcttgcttcttcttcctcttcaactcagcttcttcttgcttctgcttcttctttaaCTCAGCTTCATTCCTCTCCAAATCAGCCGCTAAGTTATTTCTTTTCCCTAAGCCCCTGCAACCGCGTCCGAATGGTGGTTCCTTACCAGGAGAATCAGAGACCAAATCAGCATTTGTTGCATCGGCATTACCAAACGCCGAATCCAAGTTCTTTTTCACCCCAGCAGCCTTATCCCTGACAACCTTCGAATTCAGCTTTGCTCCCATACCTTTCGCATCAGCTTTAGCAATATCATCTGCCAGATTCTTCTCAGATTGGCCTTTATCAGGGGTCTTTTGCGGTTGGCTGTCTTCGGACTGTTTATCAATAGGGGTCTTAGATGCAGGTTGACCACTATTGGAGTCCGGCTGTCGGTTGTCTTCTGAGACCATCACGTTTTGACCATCAGGTTGACCACTATTGGACTCCGGCTGTTGGTTGTCTTCTGAGACCATCACGTGTTGACCTTCAGGTTGACTACTATTGGACACCCCCAAAACTCTCAGACGCTCTTCAACTGTAGTTTTCACTGTATCTCCAATGGtatccaaaaggccttgggaaaaATCTCCAAACTTGGTGTCGTATTCTGTTAATCTCGAGTCAAATTTTCGGTCCAACTTCTCGAGATGAGCAACTATGTTCAGCAGAACCGCTTCGCTACGACCCTTCTCCTTTGCACTCTCCTTCTCCTCTACAACAGCAGTTTCACCCTCATTGATTTTCAcctccttctgtttcttacctttcttctgcttctttgagGGTGGCTCAGCCTCTGACGAAACTCCAGCCTTcgtttttttgttcttctcatTCGATTGCACATAAAAATCTCTAACAAACCTATCTGCATGTATATCTTTAATTAGGTTATCAAGTTGTGGGTCATCTGCTTCATCCTTCCACTGAGGAAACAGCTCTTCTAGACCCTCCTTCATCACCATTTTCCTCACACGCACCTacaacacaaaaacataaatcagTCATTAAAATTAACAACTCAACCATAAAATAATCCAATAACTCAGACATTACATTACAGGATTCATATGTCTGATTTAAACCTTACCGTTCCATGATCATTCATCTCCTTAGCTATTGTAGTAGCAAGACTTGCACGAGTACGACTTCCACCCCATCGCAAAAGCGGAATTTCGTCTGGATTCACTTTTCTGCCATAAAGCTCTCCGAACACTGTGACAGATTCATACGCCCAAACCAATAACACGTCCTTGAAGCCGCTAAGGGTGTACGACCCTCCTTGTGGATGCAACAACTTGATAGAATCAACAAGAAATTCATAGGCAGTCCGACCCCAAGGATAAGTCATCAGGGCGTCATCATCAAATACTCTTTTTGCACTTTCAAAGGGTATTCTACAATTATGATGCAAGCCATAAAGTCCAATGGCTTGAAAAAACAACAGCCCATACCATTTCCGCTGATCAGCACTCCAGAATGGACACTCCGTTAAAGCTTCTATAAGTTCATCAAACTTGGGTCCGTACCCAAGCGGCACTTTCAACAACTCCCACAACGCTTTGTAATTCTCTGGATCAGGTTCAAAACTTTCTTCTGGCAGTGGATTTGTGTTTAAACCCGTGATCTCACCAAATTCTATTAAGCTAAACCTGAGAGGTTGATCAACAACGAGAGACCAAATCTCCTTCTTATAGACTCGCAGCTGTCTACAAAGTAGATAATGTACGGTCTTACCAGACCACACCAATTTGCTCTCAGCCAGTTTAGCAATCAATCCAACAGGATACGTCTTCAGATTATCCCACACATCTATTCCAATTGCTTGTCTAAGTCGAGGGATCTCAGAAAAATGGCTATTCGTATTaatgcttttgttttcaaaaatagaAGCCCCTTCAGGGTAAAGTCTTGGAGGGTAATCCCTTGCTAGATCTTCGGAAACATCCATCTGATCAAAAAAGACATATATAACATATCAATGATAAATCAGAAGAAAGACATAAAATAAACAAGCCACaaaacataactcagccatcaTTACATAAATAAATCAGTCTCAAAGAATACTAAATCAGTCACAATTACCTTCTATAAATCAGTCGTTAAGGATCCTAAATCAGCCGTAACGAATACTAACTCAAACTCAgacaaaacatatatctaaCTCACAGCATTAATTATACTCACTCAAATACTCGAAAAACTCAGAGCAAAGCCTCGAAATATACCAGAGAATACGATTACGGAGATTTGAGGAGACAACcaatctgaagaagaagcttacGGACACACGATTTCAGAGAAACGGAGACTAGAGAAGAAGATTACGGAGATTATTTCAGAGAAGCCGCTTTGCCGAGAAGAGTTGTAGTGAACACGATTTCGAAAACAGTTAGGGTTTAGTGGGAGAACAGTCTCGGAGAAGTTAATGATCGTCGTTTGATTTTCCTTCGTGTTAAGTGACGTGGTATCATTACTTCTGATGtggattttcaaattaaaattaatcacaactaaaaaaaataataaagggcTTAAACAGTAATTTACTAGGGTTCTAAAAACACTCTAGTCATTTTCAAAAGATTTGTATTAGTCTAGTCATTACCTCACTTTTTTGTATTAGTCTAGTCATTTTCTCTAGATTAAAAGAGAACTTTTAatctatagatattaaaaatgtagaaGATTGAACAAAATTGTGTATGTTTATATAAGGTAAGCTTTGTGGAAGTACATCtataaaagtaaacaaaaacttatataaaattagttatgaatttaagataaaaacaaaacataagcaATATAATTCTtgctttcataatataaattatggaTATAAGATAAAACATAGGCAATAGAAATATACGGTAGATGAAAATatggtatgatatatatagtcatAATTGATAGGGTTTAGGCCACAATAATTGAGTCAATCACAAGATTAATGGAAAAATTATTCCTACAATTTCATGCATAATTTTTAATTGGTCATGAAAGATGTGTATAACTTAGTAGTAATTTTTCTATATTAACTGAAACCAGATTGCATTATGTCAATTGCGTATATcagttttctatattttttctattgCATAAATCACGGTCAAACGTTAAATTAGTAAAAGGAATCAAGTAAATATAGAAAACCAATATTATTGGATTTGATATTAAAAGAAACCATCAAATCCcctatttatttaaattctatgGTTGATTCCCTATTTATTTACTTGAATCTATAAGTTTTGtcatatataataagattatatatatgtttattatatatatatatatatttagacaaatgatatatgtttaTACAACATTGTCCTGAACAAAAAATCCAACTAACAAAAACAATGTGTCTTTCTACAAAGATTAATACAAAGATGTTATGATTACTTTTATGTTCAGAGATACACATATGAGAAGGTGAGAATAAGTTGAGGTTTTGATAACATTATCTTCGTGTACATCCGAGAAATGTAGCTACGTCTAGGATATTAACAAATCTGTTATAATgctctttatatataaatatgcatATAAAGGAAAAAAACTGCAAACGCATATATATAAGAAGTAAAAACTCCTAGACATGAAATGTTTAAtgtgaaaaatatatagtataatcaCTATCTAGTTTTAAAATGCAATAACATTACATGTAATTGATCTAGTCAAGGTGaaggcttttttttttaaaagaaagtgTGAGGAGGCTTCTCATGATGACACATAAACAATGCAATTGTGTAAATCACAAATGAGCATAaggttaataaataaaaatgttcctcaaataaataaaaaggggaTTGAAAGTATATCTATACCATTATTTGAGAAATTACTTTCGTATGTGTTGCACTCACGTTAATTCTCACGAcggttaattatttaattacatttaataaattaaaaatattatattgactGTCATTAATgacaattgtttttattttttccaaataaatttaaattaattttttaatttatcttttctattttaaacacataaataaataaaatattttttttaaaaaaggtaaACATAGAGATTTTTATATACAAacgaatatcaattttattttcttaatatttatccccaaaacataaataaaataaaatatctagaaaattttacaaaattatattatatatatatatatattacataaattcacaaaatgaaattgaaaaattaaaatagtttagacattcattaaaaagataaatatgttttattatgaatatgtttttgatcaaatgatttaaaaggaaaaaaattaaacaaatcatcgaatatcatattttcataaaatttaattatatagataatttaaatgaactaaaattataaaaaaaaatactattactgaaatttattttagttattgttaGCAGCCAGTTGCTATCACTTAGCAATTTAGTGCGGTTGAATGTGATCCTCGTTAACTATAGTTCGTAGAGCTATGAGTTTAAGAGTGAGATACACATCTAAGTTTGAATGTTTACCAAATGGCGGAATGATTGCCCATTTGCAGTACAACATTAGCAATATACCCTTCATTCGTTTGAGTAATGCATGCCGCATTATCTTCGTACAAGATATTTGGATTCATATTTACGCTACTCCCACTGTTTGATAAAATGTTCCGGCTTATTGACCTCACCCatacacattctatattttttttgtggagTGCAATCATCTCAACATAAGTAGCCATGAGTTTCTGCTTTATAGAAGGCAAATATATGATTGTGCCTTTGATTGTGAAAAATATATCATGTTTGTGACAAAGCTTTATGGAAACATGATAAATATCATGCATCatcaaaaccaaccatttgacattttgtatttttaaaataaaataattttaaatcaatagtctttgaaaatatcaaagacatgtttaattctaCTGCAATATCTACGTGTATGggatgagctgaatcttgccaacAGATGAATAACACATGACATATCAGTTCTAGTAAAATTTGAAAGATACATAAAAGCTCACCTTTtcgaccaagtatctcttcatTTTTCTCAAATGATAGAATggatcatttttaatattaagtgATCTAACAACTATTGGGTGTTTAGAGGAGTTgctttatatatgttaaaacgCTCTAATACTCttttggtatatgtagactaATATACAAGTATACCATTTTGagaatatctatattattaaaactgaaataacttttggtactgtttggaaacatggataatagtaaaaaaaataaatcgttttatttacatattaagCCATTGCATTTACTGTTGGGTCAAAATTGGTCGCGATGAAACCAACATCAGAAACTTCCGAAGATATGTCCTCTTTGAAAAGAAGAAGTAAAATTCAGAAGAAAAGAGAAGTCTGAGAACCTAAATCGAAGTTCGTAACAATTCCGAAAAGGATTCACATGATAAGTCTTCGAGAATGATTACACAAGGCCTCAGACAACAAATCCCGGACAGCGAAACATCCACCGGATGCACCAGGATTACCGACCACGCCATCCAATtcgccgaacgggcgagttaGATCGAGCAAgccgtccaactcgccgaacgagCGAGTTGGACCGAACGTGCAGTCCAACTCGCACGTTCGGTGAGTTGGATCGATCAGCCTGCCTTCGTCTCGTCCTCATAGCTCTCCCCTTCGAGATTAGATCGAACCTGCTCTTTTTTCATCTCGATCTGAGTCATCGTCGAaactttacgatttaaaaaccgcAAGAACTCGTTTTCTCGAATAACATTTggattgatcgtataaaacaGCAACGGTTAGCGGAACACCTAGAATTGCCTACGCTGTACGAGTGATTTGAATGTTCTTCGGAATCGACGTTGTTTCAAAAGCGCTCTTTTTATAATATCGTAAAAACGCCTAAGTCGGAAAATTGCCCGAAAGGGCCTAGAACGTGGCAaagagcccacttacgattttatacGAAATCAAGCCCAGTCGTCAGTGCCGTGCGAAGGTCTACCGGGGCTTGAGGCAAAAGTAAAAATGGGGCCTTTTAGTcaaaaaatttttttgataaaaatataatgtatagtTAAAGAAAAACTAACAGTAGTATGATTTAAATTAGTaaagattaagaaaaattaatcaCTTAAAAGAACTAGTGAGTCTTATGATTTATAATTAGttctataataaataaataactctACGATAGTATAAATTAGTATGAGATGTTAACTTAATAAAGACAAAAAACTAAAAGcactagaaaaaaataaattaatgacgAGGTATATACAGGAAGAAACATATATCTGAATACAAGAAGAGATGGTaatgattaaataaaaagaaactaaatacaTATAGATCATGTAGGacaacttaatatatatatatatatatatatatagatcatgTATAAAGTAGTTgagatttattttctttttctatttagGAATTTTAATATCACAGAAGGAATCTTTCTTTCTGATttcgaaaaattaaaaataaaacaaaatattttttctgataaaagaaaagaagagcaACTGTGGAGTTCGAACTTCAGTTGACAAGATAATGTGTTTAATAAGACCACTATGCTACACAAGATTATTGAAAATTTGGGGCCCTAAAATGTCTATATATTTTGGTGGTCTGAGGCAAAAGCCTTTTTGGTAACACATGAAGCACGCCTCTGCCAGTCGTTATAACGGTTTATCTTTGGTTAcacaggagaagataaatgtcaagttcggaggataaatgtgaaattttcgaagataaatacaaagatcgaaaaaatggaatatttccgggTTGAAAACATATGtcaattaaaaaacataaaaatatacatgagatttttttataaaaccaatGGTTTATGAGTTAACGTTGAACACAAGTAAAATTAAGCACCCGCGCATGAGCGCAGATCAAGttctaatttaatttataagccTAGAAAATATCTTTTCTATCTGAGATCTTTTATCACAAATTCTCCTTTTAAATAATATGatgcattttttatttcctattgagtttgatttaatattaaaatcatcAATGTCACCGAGATTATCACAGATCCGGATATtatgaagatcaggttcaaaaGTTAAGAGAACATGTATGGAAACGTTTAACGAGATATGGTTTGGCAAGATCAGATCCGTGGTATATTATTAGGGATTGGAATGAAATcactggaaatcatgaaaaagaagGTGGCCCTTTGAGACATGCATGATCTTTCCTACCCTTCAATAATATGATTCGGAATAATGGACTTTTGGAATTCCCGTCTAGAGGTAATAAAATGTCTtggcaaggaagaagaagaagaggaaaaaaatgatttggtgTCGTTTGGACCGAGCTTTACCGAATGAGGACTGACACGTGCTTTTTACATGTTCTTATAGATAATATTTAGGGATGATAGGCTATGATCATCGGCCAGTAGTTGCTTATTTTGAGGATAAGGTACCTAGACAGTGGGGACGATTTCGGTTTGATAAAAAATGGATAGGATATGATGGTTTGTTGGAATCCATTGGGATAGGTTGGGTCATTCAACAGAGGGGAACAAGGTTGATTTTGAATCAAAAATGTATTAACTATCTCCATTAAATTTCTCTTTGGCGAAAGAATAATGAGTTGATTACTCTTTCTGACACATTTTGAGTTTCTCTTACACTCATAGACACTTTTCACTTGTGACACACTTTTTTGTGGGGTTTATTGGATTTTTGGACAACTATACCcttaagaaaaggaaaagattagttttttgattatttttcttattgtaATTCATGATTTCATCTGCTtttatctcaaaatctaaaatatattaaataaaaataattgtcataataaattatatataaaattttctatcttttaagatccattttcatatatgtatgttaacttgtaaagaaaattaattgtgGACGTAGATTCCAAAGCGTGGATAGTAAAGTTATACACTAGTTGTGGACATGGACACCTTAACACATAGGTCATTTGCTTATACCTTTAAGAGCTTGTTCTTCGCTATAGTCTTCGGTAAGAAGAAACCCAAATAACCATGTTTCCACCGTTACTCCGACCGTCACCGGCACCGCTGATACCATCACCAGTTTTGGTTCTAACTCGTTAAAGGTCTCATCTTTCGATCCGATGTACATCGATCTGCTGGAGACTTCATCGTGACCACATCCAATACAACACAACTAGCTCTCGATCTTCGATAAGATATCTCGATCAGAGATGTCTTATCCATTGGAGCTCGATCAGAGCTGTCTTATCAGAGATCGAGAGCTAGCTAGCTGTCTTATCCATCCGGATGTGGTCACATGGTAAATCTTCAGCATCCAAAAATGAGATTTTTAGCGACTTGGAACCACTTGATCGTGGTGGTGGCCTCAGCAGTGCCCATGATGGTGGGAGTAACGGTGGAAACGTGGTTATGTGGGTTTTTCCTTGCCACAGACTATGTGAAAAATAAGCTCTTAAAGGTATCAGACAACGACTTTCGTGTTAAGATGTCCATGTCCACAACTAGTATATAACTCTACTATCCACGTTTTGGTGTCCACGTCCACACTTAATTTTGTTTacacgttaatatatatatatatatatatatatatatatatatatatatatgaaaatggatcttaaaatataaagaattttatgtataatttattatgaaaattaattttatttaatacattttagattttgagataaaagtaaatgaaaacataaagtggaataaaaagaggagagagattcatgtgatgagaagaaaacatcttttatattaaaaacataaaggCAATAAGAGAAAGAATAAAGTCTAGGGTCATAAGAGTCTTTTTGACATGAAAAATGTGTCTAAAGCACTAAGTGTCCTATAGTGTAATTGGAAAGTGAGAAAGTGTCTCTAGGTGTAAATAACTCAAGAATAATCCATCATATGCTAAAGAG
It encodes the following:
- the LOC125608612 gene encoding uncharacterized protein LOC125608612; the encoded protein is MDVSEDLARDYPPRLYPEGASIFENKSINTNSHFSEIPRLRQAIGIDVWDNLKTYPVGLIAKLAESKLVWSGKTVHYLLCRQLRVYKKEIWSLVVDQPLRFSLIEFGEITGLNTNPLPEESFEPDPENYKALWELLKVPLGYGPKFDELIEALTECPFWSADQRKWYGLLFFQAIGLYGLHHNCRIPFESAKRVFDDDALMTYPWGRTAYEFLVDSIKLLHPQGGSYTLSGFKDVLLVWAYESVTVFGELYGRKVNPDEIPLLRWGGSRTRASLATTIAKEMNDHGTVRVRKMVMKEGLEELFPQWKDEADDPQLDNLIKDIHADRFVRDFYVQSNEKNKKTKAGVSSEAEPPSKKQKKGKKQKEVKINEGETAVVEEKESAKEKGRSEAVLLNIVAHLEKLDRKFDSRLTEYDTKFGDFSQGLLDTIGDTVKTTVEERLRVLGVSNSSQPEGQHVMVSEDNQQPESNSGQPDGQNVMVSEDNRQPDSNSGQPASKTPIDKQSEDSQPQKTPDKGQSEKNLADDIAKADAKGMGAKLNSKVVRDKAAGVKKNLDSAFGNADATNADLVSDSPGKFHMEKLTRILSSTESSSLQDLGPSKNMDSWFKIVLIQRSKQDPSPFWSKRVAFIDSWFLESWVHDYKQFEVKPEMVKFKGSGYEGLANGLIPTDIQTKLRWFTDVDHLYGVLNTGGNHWVGFHADLHKEKVDCYDSIVGEQTLESDRRMLKFFGPLTRMLPAILNALIPDDIRVHTKKDFVFRRRTKRIVPQNNLRGDCGVYSLKFVECLALGVAFDGISDENIQGLRMKMAADVFNEGSCCSLVGSFGDE